Proteins from one Candidatus Nitrospira nitrificans genomic window:
- a CDS encoding c-type cytochrome produces MAKSTALFCLFFLGSLGMELAFPSDSALAEPTVSQPSGKLKGNILRGREIFNGKGVCYYCHGIDGYIGRPPRLAADTAALIAKLNPPPTDLRNPEVQRLKTNQERSRAIREGHPGTGMFPDHTMTDQDLADTLIYLALIRKDPHPEQ; encoded by the coding sequence TTGGCTAAATCGACTGCCTTGTTCTGCTTGTTTTTCCTGGGCAGCCTGGGAATGGAGCTGGCCTTTCCGTCCGATTCAGCCTTGGCCGAACCAACGGTCTCTCAACCAAGCGGGAAGTTGAAGGGCAATATCCTGCGTGGGCGGGAAATATTTAATGGAAAAGGGGTCTGTTACTACTGTCATGGGATTGATGGTTATATCGGCAGGCCACCTCGACTGGCAGCGGACACCGCTGCACTCATCGCGAAACTGAATCCTCCTCCGACCGATTTGCGGAACCCCGAGGTCCAGCGCCTGAAAACCAACCAAGAACGTTCCCGCGCCATTCGAGAAGGACATCCCGGCACCGGTATGTTTCCTGACCACACCATGACCGATCAAGACCTCGCCGACACCTTGATCTACCTCGCGCTCATCCGAAAAGATCCCCATCCGGAGCAGTAA
- a CDS encoding bifunctional acetate--CoA ligase family protein/GNAT family N-acetyltransferase — protein MRSVRPLYIPPLKIDHTESGLLIMRDGSTAAIRPAEPTDASLMQQFVDRLSPESRRHRFFSETLPSRDRIVALCDSSTPDSQLTLIVTRMQEGSLQIIATGSYWAKDADTAEAAMVVDDAFHGKGLGTLLLERLALLAIHHGFTRLWAVTHAENLAMREVFRESGFTAHEAYEGDDMAVELSLIPTETTVARAEVRERLATTASLRPFFQPRSVAIIGASRNPNKIGYRLLDAITAGRFRGAVYPVNPQAAGIKGIRTYRSLLEIPEPIDLAVIAVPRDSVLPVIDECAAKGIRACVIITAGFAEVGREGAALQQQVVTKVRQHGMRMIGPNCFGILNTDPNVQLNATFTTLFPPQGHAAMSSQSGAIGIATLAGARRFQLGISSFVSVGNKADVSTNDLLQYWEEDPATNVILVYVESLGNPRRFARIARRVSRCKPIVAVKAGRTKSGRRAASSHTAALAASDVAVDALFHQAGVIRAESLDDMLSLAAGLSAQPLPPGRRVGIITNAGGPAILCTDACEADALVVPELSDRTKATLASFLPSAAALSNPVDLIASATPDQYAKAIETLLSAEEIDALIILYISVTVTDTADIAHGIIAGIENGRKAGAKTKPVLIGWMAEGDRDRTFRFHTETIPAYHLPETPALVLSKAASYGEWRQQRPGMVPDFDDLDLSAARQICADALSRRGDGWLTTEERRNVLRAIRLPVQPGGVAKTADEAAALARQAGYPVAVKLASYQIVHKTEIGGVQLNLANDQAVRKAFESIRTRLAETNQLGAMEGVLVQPMLTGGVEVMIGVTEDPLFGPLIAFGLGGIHVEILGDVQFRITPLTDLDAEEMIRGIKGYRLLTGYRGHPPADLEALEETLLRVSRLAEEIPEISELDLNPIFALPPGKGCRIVDARIRVG, from the coding sequence ATGAGATCCGTCCGCCCCCTCTACATTCCTCCCCTGAAGATCGATCATACCGAGTCCGGTTTGCTCATCATGCGTGATGGCTCGACCGCCGCCATCCGACCGGCTGAACCGACGGACGCCTCGCTGATGCAACAGTTCGTTGATCGGTTATCCCCTGAGTCGAGACGCCACAGATTTTTTTCAGAAACACTCCCGTCTCGCGACCGCATCGTGGCCCTGTGCGACTCATCCACGCCTGACTCACAACTCACACTGATTGTGACACGGATGCAGGAAGGCTCGTTGCAAATCATCGCCACAGGATCCTACTGGGCTAAGGACGCCGATACCGCGGAAGCGGCGATGGTCGTGGATGATGCCTTCCATGGCAAAGGTTTGGGCACCCTATTATTGGAGCGGCTGGCCTTATTGGCCATCCACCACGGCTTTACCCGCCTCTGGGCTGTAACCCATGCGGAGAATCTGGCCATGCGCGAAGTCTTTCGTGAATCGGGGTTTACCGCCCATGAAGCGTACGAAGGCGACGACATGGCAGTGGAGTTGTCGTTGATCCCTACGGAAACGACCGTCGCGCGCGCCGAGGTTCGAGAACGGCTGGCCACGACGGCCTCCCTCCGACCATTTTTTCAGCCCAGGTCCGTCGCCATCATCGGTGCTTCGCGTAATCCGAACAAGATCGGTTATCGGCTGCTTGATGCCATAACGGCCGGCCGATTTCGAGGAGCCGTTTACCCCGTCAACCCACAAGCCGCCGGCATCAAGGGAATCCGGACCTATCGATCACTGCTGGAGATTCCGGAGCCCATCGATCTGGCCGTCATCGCGGTCCCGCGTGACTCTGTGTTGCCCGTCATCGACGAATGCGCGGCAAAGGGAATCAGGGCTTGTGTCATCATTACGGCTGGTTTCGCGGAAGTGGGACGAGAGGGGGCCGCCCTTCAGCAGCAGGTGGTCACGAAAGTCCGTCAGCACGGCATGCGCATGATCGGGCCTAATTGCTTCGGGATCTTGAATACAGACCCCAACGTGCAGCTGAATGCCACCTTCACCACGCTGTTTCCCCCTCAAGGCCATGCCGCCATGTCGTCGCAAAGCGGCGCCATCGGGATTGCCACCCTTGCCGGCGCGCGACGGTTCCAACTGGGCATCTCTTCCTTTGTGAGTGTGGGAAACAAGGCCGATGTCTCCACCAACGATCTGTTGCAATATTGGGAAGAAGACCCCGCCACGAATGTGATTCTGGTCTATGTCGAGTCCCTGGGCAACCCTCGCCGCTTTGCGCGCATCGCGCGGCGGGTGAGCCGATGCAAGCCGATTGTGGCCGTTAAGGCCGGCCGCACGAAGTCCGGACGGAGGGCGGCAAGCTCCCACACGGCGGCCCTCGCGGCCAGCGATGTGGCGGTCGATGCGTTGTTTCATCAAGCCGGCGTCATCCGCGCGGAATCACTCGACGACATGTTGTCCCTGGCCGCCGGTCTATCGGCTCAGCCCTTGCCGCCGGGACGGCGGGTGGGCATCATCACGAACGCCGGAGGGCCGGCCATCCTCTGTACCGACGCTTGTGAAGCGGATGCGTTGGTGGTTCCCGAATTGTCCGACCGAACCAAAGCGACTCTCGCCTCGTTTCTGCCGTCCGCCGCCGCGCTGAGCAATCCCGTCGATCTGATCGCCTCGGCCACGCCCGATCAGTACGCCAAGGCGATTGAAACTCTTTTGTCGGCGGAAGAGATCGATGCCCTGATCATTCTGTATATATCCGTGACAGTGACTGATACAGCCGACATCGCCCACGGCATCATCGCTGGAATTGAAAACGGCCGAAAGGCAGGCGCCAAGACGAAGCCCGTGCTCATCGGTTGGATGGCGGAAGGCGACAGGGACCGTACGTTTCGTTTCCACACGGAGACAATCCCGGCCTATCACTTGCCGGAGACCCCGGCGCTCGTGCTCAGTAAAGCGGCGTCGTATGGAGAATGGCGACAACAGCGGCCCGGGATGGTTCCCGATTTCGATGATCTGGACCTTTCAGCCGCTCGGCAAATTTGTGCCGACGCGCTCTCGCGCCGCGGAGACGGCTGGTTGACGACGGAAGAAAGACGGAATGTCCTCCGCGCGATCAGGCTTCCCGTCCAACCAGGCGGAGTGGCCAAAACCGCCGACGAAGCGGCGGCCTTGGCACGGCAAGCCGGCTATCCGGTCGCCGTCAAACTGGCTTCATATCAGATCGTGCACAAGACCGAGATCGGCGGTGTACAGTTGAATCTCGCAAACGACCAGGCGGTGCGGAAGGCGTTTGAGTCAATCAGAACAAGACTCGCTGAGACCAACCAGTTAGGTGCCATGGAGGGCGTGTTGGTGCAGCCGATGCTGACCGGTGGGGTGGAGGTGATGATAGGCGTTACCGAGGATCCCTTGTTCGGACCCTTGATTGCGTTCGGCCTTGGAGGGATTCACGTCGAGATCCTTGGCGATGTCCAGTTCCGCATCACGCCCCTCACCGATCTCGACGCAGAAGAAATGATCAGGGGTATCAAAGGCTACAGGCTGCTCACCGGCTATCGAGGCCATCCACCGGCAGATCTTGAAGCCTTGGAAGAAACGCTGTTGCGTGTGTCTCGCCTCGCCGAAGAAATTCCCGAAATCAGCGAACTCGACTTGAACCCGATTTTCGCCCTTCCGCCAGGTAAGGGTTGCCGGATCGTGGACGCGAGGATACGAGTTGGATAG
- a CDS encoding c-type cytochrome, which translates to MSKILFVAFVLISSLTAVVFAQAIRGDAKIGQTIYQQQCLRCHGPKLDGNGPDSQDLIVRPADLRSQATRSKTDWELLVAMSNGVLFSPMHSFRGKLTDQQMLDVLSYIRSVSPADIMS; encoded by the coding sequence ATGAGTAAGATACTGTTCGTTGCGTTCGTGCTCATATCCTCGTTGACCGCCGTGGTCTTTGCTCAAGCGATCCGGGGTGATGCGAAGATCGGACAAACCATCTATCAGCAACAATGTCTCCGTTGCCATGGACCAAAACTGGACGGGAATGGGCCGGACAGCCAAGATCTGATTGTTCGCCCGGCTGATCTTCGGTCTCAAGCCACTCGGTCCAAAACCGATTGGGAGTTGCTGGTGGCGATGTCGAACGGCGTGCTGTTCAGTCCGATGCACAGTTTCCGCGGCAAACTGACGGATCAACAAATGCTGGATGTGCTCTCCTACATCAGATCCGTGTCGCCGGCCGATATCATGAGCTAG
- a CDS encoding universal stress protein, whose translation MRVVIGVDWSDQAFAAVVQTFQLYRPTDVTLVHGVDLGILEHPFVAQAGNVQGYDDFRKAMVDSGRQLLERAAAMVPAEMASIRNVNEIGSPAQLILDSAHTLSADLVVVGARGRSRLSEVVLGSVSHRVLLHGSRPTLIVRGAARKVQRVLVAIEDRDDADRIVKWLTQHPFVDPTELCVFHALIPIGVNDPYDALGTQTWWEGAERYADELVKSTAGKLLSPRYTVNTKIASGNPAAAIELEAKTMDLVIVTSHGRKGLARFLLGSVSHAVVHHVACPVLVLR comes from the coding sequence ATGAGAGTCGTCATCGGTGTCGATTGGTCGGATCAGGCTTTTGCCGCCGTCGTCCAGACATTTCAACTCTATCGCCCAACCGATGTCACGCTGGTCCACGGCGTCGATTTGGGGATTTTGGAACATCCGTTCGTGGCCCAAGCGGGAAACGTGCAAGGGTACGATGATTTCCGCAAGGCGATGGTCGATTCGGGGCGCCAACTGCTGGAGCGCGCCGCCGCCATGGTACCGGCGGAGATGGCGTCGATCAGGAACGTGAATGAAATCGGCAGTCCGGCTCAGCTCATCCTCGACAGCGCACATACCCTCTCCGCCGACCTGGTCGTCGTCGGCGCGCGCGGACGAAGCCGCCTTTCCGAGGTTGTCCTCGGGAGCGTGTCCCATCGTGTGCTCCTGCACGGCTCCCGCCCGACGTTGATCGTCAGGGGCGCCGCCCGCAAGGTGCAGCGGGTGCTCGTCGCCATCGAGGATCGAGACGATGCCGACCGAATCGTGAAATGGCTCACGCAACATCCCTTCGTTGATCCCACCGAACTCTGCGTGTTTCATGCCCTCATCCCGATCGGAGTCAACGACCCTTATGACGCGCTGGGAACCCAAACATGGTGGGAGGGCGCGGAGCGCTATGCGGATGAGCTCGTCAAATCGACCGCCGGTAAACTCTTAAGCCCTCGCTATACGGTGAACACGAAGATCGCCTCAGGCAATCCCGCAGCGGCGATCGAACTGGAAGCGAAGACCATGGATCTCGTGATCGTCACCTCACATGGACGCAAGGGTCTTGCTCGTTTTCTCTTGGGAAGCGTGTCCCATGCCGTCGTGCATCACGTGGCCTGTCCGGTCCTCGTCTTGAGATGA
- a CDS encoding phosphoribosyltransferase, with protein MTFKNREEAGRRLVDRLIQYRDDQAALIVALPRGGVAVGYQLSLGLHLPLDVFIARKLGAPDNPEYALGAVGETGVVNMNPDTMAAFHLSRSDIQPSIQAQQREIVRRQQLYRRGRQLPTLTDRIVILVDDGIATGATFFASAQSIRHLKPRRLIGAVPVGPVETVREARMRVDEFIVLATPDPFWAVGNHYIDFAQVSDHDVVEYLHSAEEALRERAHSV; from the coding sequence GTGACGTTCAAGAATCGCGAAGAGGCTGGTCGACGGCTTGTTGATCGGCTGATCCAATACCGTGACGACCAGGCCGCTCTGATCGTGGCATTGCCACGAGGCGGCGTCGCAGTCGGGTATCAACTGAGCCTGGGACTGCATCTTCCACTGGATGTCTTCATCGCTCGAAAGCTGGGAGCGCCGGATAACCCCGAATACGCATTGGGCGCGGTGGGTGAAACAGGGGTTGTGAATATGAATCCCGACACGATGGCCGCCTTTCACCTCTCGCGATCCGATATCCAGCCGTCGATTCAGGCGCAGCAGCGGGAGATTGTCCGGCGGCAGCAGCTTTATCGCCGAGGACGACAGCTCCCCACGCTCACCGACCGCATCGTCATTCTCGTGGATGACGGGATCGCCACCGGCGCCACGTTCTTCGCATCCGCCCAGTCCATCAGACACCTCAAACCGCGCCGCCTGATCGGAGCCGTGCCGGTTGGTCCCGTGGAGACCGTCCGAGAGGCGCGCATGCGGGTGGACGAATTTATAGTTCTCGCCACACCGGACCCGTTCTGGGCCGTGGGTAACCACTATATCGACTTCGCACAGGTCAGCGATCACGATGTGGTGGAATATTTGCACTCGGCTGAAGAAGCGCTGAGAGAGCGAGCACACTCGGTTTAA
- a CDS encoding Hsp20/alpha crystallin family protein has product MSALTRWDPPTRWNPFKELEEMEKRLSSYFGRTSVPSRGDKQEAITVAEWSPLVDISEDDKEYVIKAEIPEMKKEDIKLNVNDDVLTITGERKYEKEEKGTKYHRVERAYGSFIRSFTLPEDADGSKVNAEYKDGLLKVHLPKSEKAKPKAIEVKIA; this is encoded by the coding sequence ATGAGCGCACTGACACGATGGGACCCGCCGACGCGATGGAATCCATTCAAGGAACTCGAGGAGATGGAGAAACGACTTTCGAGTTACTTCGGCCGTACATCGGTTCCTTCCCGTGGCGACAAGCAGGAGGCTATCACCGTGGCGGAATGGTCGCCGCTGGTGGATATCTCGGAAGATGACAAGGAGTACGTCATCAAAGCCGAGATCCCGGAAATGAAGAAAGAAGACATCAAGTTGAATGTGAACGACGATGTCCTCACGATCACGGGCGAGCGGAAATACGAGAAGGAAGAAAAAGGGACGAAGTATCACCGTGTCGAGCGGGCCTACGGCAGTTTCATACGGAGCTTTACCCTCCCCGAGGACGCCGACGGGTCCAAGGTCAACGCCGAGTACAAAGACGGCCTGCTGAAAGTGCACCTTCCAAAGTCGGAGAAGGCCAAGCCTAAGGCGATTGAAGTGAAAATCGCCTGA